A window of Cohnella herbarum contains these coding sequences:
- a CDS encoding ABC transporter substrate-binding protein — protein sequence MIIRFMTEIAYNMHQVMAAKESFEQANPGVQIEIEQANDYFEMMQSAHSDDAPDIVETGGYPVGNLDGLFVDLTPYVAETNGLEEDLYPGLMRVAKFGGTLPGLPIEISPPLILYDKEKFDRAGLAYPDEAWTWEDMVELAKRLTIRDEQGVAAQFGFGLGVDIEWFEPFVMRNGGSYLSPDGSTSRGFVDGAATIEAFRMVVDAFREHRIVRKPDEPCLANSWHEESAMRFSFNWDAHHWLRERPEARIGVVGLPNMPGRRNANMIYMGGAGVTAKSRSPHMAWAFLRHYLLECHSWMPPAIRSQSEQRGLNQHPLWSRYLEEIDHVQVSGFFKNRKWNSSRQLINEDIRKMIVEGADVAQTLRSWTRYT from the coding sequence ATGATCATTCGTTTTATGACGGAAATCGCGTATAACATGCACCAAGTAATGGCGGCCAAAGAGTCCTTCGAGCAGGCTAACCCCGGCGTTCAAATCGAGATCGAGCAGGCGAACGATTATTTCGAGATGATGCAGTCCGCTCATTCCGATGATGCGCCGGATATTGTCGAGACGGGAGGTTATCCGGTCGGTAACTTGGACGGCCTGTTCGTCGATTTGACCCCCTACGTAGCGGAAACGAACGGCTTGGAGGAGGACTTGTATCCGGGGCTCATGCGGGTGGCCAAGTTCGGCGGGACGCTGCCCGGCTTGCCTATCGAGATCAGTCCGCCGTTGATCCTGTACGACAAAGAGAAGTTCGACCGGGCCGGACTGGCTTATCCGGACGAAGCGTGGACGTGGGAGGACATGGTCGAGCTGGCGAAAAGGCTAACGATCCGCGATGAACAAGGAGTCGCTGCGCAGTTCGGATTCGGACTCGGCGTGGACATCGAGTGGTTCGAGCCTTTCGTTATGCGAAACGGGGGAAGTTACCTATCCCCGGACGGTTCGACGTCTAGAGGATTCGTTGACGGAGCGGCTACGATCGAAGCGTTTCGGATGGTCGTCGATGCGTTTCGCGAGCACCGGATCGTTCGGAAACCGGATGAACCTTGTTTGGCGAATTCCTGGCATGAAGAAAGCGCGATGCGATTCTCCTTCAACTGGGATGCGCATCATTGGCTTCGGGAGCGGCCGGAGGCTCGAATCGGCGTCGTCGGATTGCCGAATATGCCCGGACGCAGGAACGCCAACATGATATACATGGGAGGAGCGGGCGTTACCGCGAAGTCGCGTAGCCCGCATATGGCATGGGCGTTTCTGCGACATTATCTGCTAGAATGCCATTCCTGGATGCCTCCGGCTATCCGATCGCAGTCGGAGCAACGCGGATTGAACCAACATCCCCTTTGGTCCCGTTACTTAGAGGAAATCGACCATGTGCAGGTTAGCGGCTTCTTCAAGAACAGGAAGTGGAACTCCTCCCGCCAGTTGATCAACGAGGATATTCGGAAAATGATCGTGGAAGGCGCGGACGTTGCTCAAACCTTAAGATCCTGGACTAGATATACGTAG